One segment of Belonocnema kinseyi isolate 2016_QV_RU_SX_M_011 chromosome 7, B_treatae_v1, whole genome shotgun sequence DNA contains the following:
- the LOC117177399 gene encoding protein-S-isoprenylcysteine O-methyltransferase gives MLYKEGKIALLSFLLSFSISILPEVLLRLEFDLHRQYFENIWILHLVQYALLNFLTIIALRGFSYQVAVRAAFLGYAFGVGILIFTTAPPSWQMFGIYVTFLSFFHCSEFIVIAWTNPKEISTDSFILNHSLAYGIAACSSWVEFLVERYYFPELKEPSVISYFGFIVCFCGEVLRKLAILTARHNFNHVVQNKKMNDHELVTYGVYGLFRHPSYVGWFYWSMGTQLILQNPFCFLAYTAASWRFFHDRIFVEEVTLLSFFGEEYIEYQNKVGTGLPFISGYKIDL, from the exons ATGTTGTATAAGGAAGGCAAAATTGCTTTACTCAGCTTTCTTCTATCGTTTTCGATCTCGATTCTACCCGAAGtacttttgaggttagaatttgaTTTGCACCGAcagtatttcgaaaatatttggaTATTACACCTAGTTCAGTACGCCCTCCTAAACTTCCTGACGATAATCGCACTTCGTGGATTCTCTTATCAA GTTGCTGTGAGAGCAGCATTTTTAGGATACGCATTCGGTGTTGGCATTCTAATTTTTACGACAGCGCCTCCGTCATGGCAAATGTTTGGAATTTACGTGACTTTCCTCTCATTTTTCCATTGCTCCGAATTTATCGTCATCGCCTGGACAAATCCAAAAGAAATTTCGACGGATAGTTTTATACTTAATCATAGTCTTGCCTATGGGATAGCGGCGTGTTCGAGTTGGGTGGAATTCTTAGTGGAAAGATATTATTTTCCTGAGTTGAAGGAACCTTCTGTAATTTCGTATTTTGGATTTATCGTGTGTTTTTGCGGAGAGGTTTTGAGGAAACTGGCGATTCTTACTGCGAGGCATAATTTTAATCATGtggtccaaaataaaaaaatgaatgaccaTGAACTCGTCACTTATGGGGTTTATGGGCTCTTTCGACACCCAAGTTACGTGGGATGGTTTTATTGGTCCATGGGCACTCag TTAATTCTTCAGAATCCGTTCTGCTTCCTCGCTTACACAGCAGCATCCTGGCGATTTTTTCATGACCGAATTTTTGTTGAGGAAGTAACACTTCTCAGTTTCTTCGGGGAAGAGTACATCGAATACCAGAATAAAGTTGGTACAGGTCTGCCGTTTATTTCTGGCTACAAAATAGATTTATAG